A genomic stretch from Candidatus Kapaibacterium thiocyanatum includes:
- a CDS encoding aspartate ammonia-lyase, whose protein sequence is MRTEHDFLGDREIPDDVYYGVQTLRALENFHITGVPISHTPSFIAGLGYVKKAAALANRDCGVLDVRIADAIIGACDAVIDGVLDNQFVVDVIQGGAGTSTNMNANEVIANKALELLGEPKGKYEVVHPNDHVNLSQSTNDAYPSAFRITLYREMETLIDALALLQGAFEDKGREFADILKMGRTQLQDAVPMTLGQEFDAFAVNVGEDIKRLQEARDLVTEINLGATAIGTSINAPAGYPPVAVKHLAEITGIPLTLSQNLIEATWDTGAYVQISGVLKRVAIKLSKICNDLRLLSSGPRTGINEINLPKLQPGSSIMPGKVNPVIPEVVNQVCFLVIGNDVTVSFAAEAGQLQLNVMEPVIAHCLFESIGTLTRACHTLRTKCVTGITANPEHARTMVLNSIGIVTALNPILGYEVSASIAKEAYETGGNIIDIVRQRKLLSEEKIAEVFSLDNLMHPRFIR, encoded by the coding sequence ATGCGAACAGAACACGACTTCCTTGGCGACCGGGAGATTCCCGATGACGTGTATTATGGCGTACAGACACTCCGGGCTCTGGAGAACTTCCACATCACGGGAGTTCCGATCTCGCATACGCCATCGTTCATCGCGGGTCTCGGCTACGTCAAGAAGGCGGCGGCACTGGCGAACAGGGATTGCGGTGTACTTGACGTACGTATCGCCGATGCCATTATCGGCGCCTGCGATGCCGTGATCGACGGAGTGCTGGACAACCAGTTCGTCGTCGACGTCATCCAGGGCGGCGCAGGAACCTCGACGAACATGAACGCCAACGAAGTCATCGCCAACAAGGCGCTGGAACTTCTCGGCGAACCCAAGGGAAAGTACGAAGTCGTCCATCCCAACGACCACGTCAACCTTTCGCAGTCGACGAACGATGCCTATCCCTCGGCCTTCCGTATCACCCTCTATCGCGAGATGGAGACGCTGATCGATGCTCTCGCACTGTTGCAAGGGGCCTTCGAGGACAAGGGAAGGGAATTCGCGGACATCCTCAAGATGGGGCGGACGCAGTTACAGGATGCTGTTCCCATGACACTCGGGCAGGAATTCGACGCCTTCGCCGTGAACGTCGGAGAGGACATCAAGCGACTGCAGGAAGCGCGCGACCTCGTGACGGAAATCAACCTCGGTGCTACGGCCATCGGTACGAGCATCAACGCACCGGCAGGCTATCCTCCCGTCGCCGTGAAGCACCTCGCCGAGATCACGGGCATTCCGTTGACACTTTCACAGAATCTCATCGAAGCCACGTGGGACACCGGAGCCTACGTCCAGATCAGTGGCGTGCTCAAACGCGTAGCCATCAAGCTGTCGAAGATATGCAACGATCTTCGTCTCCTCTCGTCAGGACCACGTACGGGTATCAACGAAATCAACCTGCCGAAACTCCAGCCCGGATCGAGCATCATGCCGGGCAAGGTCAATCCGGTCATCCCCGAAGTCGTCAACCAGGTCTGCTTCCTCGTTATCGGCAACGACGTCACCGTCTCGTTCGCCGCGGAAGCGGGACAGTTGCAATTGAACGTGATGGAGCCGGTCATCGCCCACTGTCTGTTCGAGTCCATCGGGACGCTCACGCGTGCATGTCATACGCTGCGTACGAAGTGCGTGACGGGTATCACGGCCAATCCCGAACATGCACGGACGATGGTCCTGAATTCCATCGGCATCGTGACGGCATTGAATCCCATTCTCGGATACGAAGTCAGTGCCTCCATCGCGAAGGAAGCCTATGAGACGGGCGGCAACATCATCGACATCGTACGCCAGCGCAAGCTGCTGTCCGAAGAGAAGATCGCCGAGGTCTTCTCGCTGGACAACCTGATGCATCCCCGATTCATCCGATGA
- a CDS encoding pyridine nucleotide-disulfide oxidoreductase: protein MQSGRYDVLVVGGSYAGLSSAMTLGRSLRKTLIVDAGRPCNKQTPSSHNMLTRDGETPSAIREEALRQVLKYPSVHTVSGMVTSVEKDGNGFSVRTDGGLTFGADKVVFATGMIDIHADIPGFGECWGISVLHCPYCHGYEVRGQRTAVLANGDAGFEVARLIDNWTDDVVLLTNGPSTLSMEHAERLARHGIDIVERKIGAIDHENGYVRNVVFADGGSMSLSAMYARVPMKQHSDIPRDLGCEHTESGLITVDTMQRTTVPGIYAAGDCTTMFRSVAAAVASGNFAGAAVNRELIEERF from the coding sequence ATGCAGTCCGGGAGATATGACGTCCTCGTCGTCGGAGGAAGCTATGCCGGTCTTTCTTCAGCGATGACGTTGGGGAGATCGTTGCGCAAGACGTTGATCGTCGACGCCGGCCGGCCATGCAACAAGCAAACGCCATCTTCGCACAACATGCTCACCCGCGATGGCGAGACGCCGTCGGCCATACGGGAAGAGGCATTGCGGCAGGTACTGAAGTATCCGTCCGTGCATACGGTGAGCGGCATGGTGACCAGCGTCGAAAAGGATGGAAACGGCTTCTCGGTTCGTACGGACGGAGGTCTGACATTCGGTGCCGACAAGGTAGTGTTCGCGACGGGCATGATCGATATCCATGCCGACATTCCGGGCTTCGGTGAATGCTGGGGAATCTCCGTACTCCATTGTCCGTATTGTCATGGCTATGAAGTCCGTGGCCAACGTACCGCGGTGCTCGCGAACGGTGATGCAGGGTTCGAGGTCGCTCGTCTCATCGATAACTGGACGGACGATGTGGTGCTTCTGACCAATGGACCCTCGACGCTGAGCATGGAACATGCCGAGCGTCTCGCTCGACACGGTATCGACATCGTCGAGCGGAAGATCGGTGCCATCGATCACGAGAACGGATACGTGCGGAACGTCGTATTCGCCGATGGCGGGTCGATGTCGCTATCCGCCATGTATGCCCGCGTGCCCATGAAGCAGCACAGCGATATTCCGCGCGATCTTGGCTGCGAGCACACGGAATCCGGCCTCATCACGGTCGATACCATGCAGCGCACCACCGTTCCGGGAATCTATGCGGCCGGGGACTGTACGACCATGTTCCGGTCCGTTGCGGCGGCCGTCGCCTCGGGAAATTTCGCCGGTGCCGCCGTCAATCGCGAGCTGATCGAAGAACGCTTCTGA
- a CDS encoding copper-translocating P-type ATPase produces MKTYTCPMHPQVLKDEPGKCPLCGMTLVPLGNPSVSHEHVTGHGHSGHTRHDDAKGGFDKHEGHHTGDFLKRFWVSLAITIPILSLSHMIQQWLGFGLAFAGDRYALLALGTAIYIYGGMPFLKGMLGEIRAKATGMMTLVAIAISVAYVYSVAVALGLRGMDFFWELATLIDIMLLGHWLEMRSQMAASKALQSLVALLPNVVTVERNGEAVTIALEDLQKDETVIIRPGEKIPADGVVVEGRSYINESMLTGESLPVRKETDGKVIAGSINGDGAMKVKVTAVGRDSYLNRVVDLVREAQAAQSSTQNLADKVAKWLTFVAIAVGVGTFMYWFVGGGDAAFALERMVTVMVTACPHALGVAIPLVVAISTTLSATNGLLIRNRTSFELTRKLSTIIFDKTGTLTMGAHVVKTVLPLTDEYDADAVIQYSAAVQQHSEHHIAKGILAALKERNLTLWTSENFRYMQGMGVQAVVDGKDVVAAGPNYFNEHRLPLPEIPGSIDRDTETVSFVLIDGRVMGMITLADSIREGSRQAIDELGKMGIKSFLLTGDNEKIAAAVAGQLGMDGFRANVLPHDKQEKVKEFQANGEVVAMTGDGVNDAPALAQADVGIAVGSGTDVAAETADIILVNSDPRDVVKLIDFGKRTYRKMVQNLIWAVGYNVVAIPLAAGVLYPDFVLSPAMGAVLMSASTIVVAINASLLRFRQSGNDRFGGRLRSGRP; encoded by the coding sequence ATGAAAACGTATACATGCCCGATGCACCCTCAGGTGCTGAAAGACGAGCCCGGCAAGTGCCCACTGTGTGGCATGACGTTGGTTCCCCTGGGAAATCCATCCGTATCCCATGAGCATGTAACCGGACACGGACACTCCGGACATACGCGACATGATGACGCCAAAGGGGGCTTCGACAAGCATGAGGGTCATCATACGGGAGACTTCCTGAAACGCTTCTGGGTGAGCCTTGCGATAACGATCCCGATCCTGTCGCTCTCGCACATGATACAGCAGTGGCTGGGCTTCGGCCTCGCGTTCGCAGGCGACAGATATGCATTACTCGCACTCGGAACGGCGATCTATATCTATGGCGGCATGCCCTTCCTGAAGGGAATGCTTGGAGAGATCAGGGCGAAGGCCACAGGTATGATGACGCTCGTCGCCATCGCCATATCCGTAGCCTACGTCTATTCCGTCGCCGTCGCTCTCGGTCTGCGGGGCATGGACTTTTTCTGGGAGCTGGCGACGCTCATCGACATCATGCTGCTGGGACATTGGCTGGAAATGCGTTCCCAGATGGCCGCATCGAAAGCACTGCAATCGTTGGTGGCCCTGCTGCCGAACGTCGTGACCGTGGAACGGAACGGTGAAGCGGTGACCATAGCGCTCGAGGACCTGCAAAAAGATGAAACCGTCATCATACGACCAGGGGAAAAGATTCCAGCCGATGGCGTTGTAGTGGAGGGACGTTCGTACATCAATGAAAGTATGCTCACCGGAGAAAGCCTTCCCGTACGGAAAGAGACGGACGGGAAGGTCATCGCAGGATCCATCAACGGCGATGGGGCAATGAAGGTCAAGGTAACGGCGGTCGGAAGGGACAGTTATCTGAACAGGGTCGTCGATCTCGTACGCGAGGCACAAGCCGCACAGTCCAGTACGCAGAACCTCGCGGACAAGGTGGCGAAATGGCTGACCTTCGTCGCCATCGCCGTCGGCGTGGGAACGTTCATGTACTGGTTCGTCGGTGGTGGAGATGCTGCCTTCGCACTGGAACGGATGGTCACGGTCATGGTAACGGCCTGTCCGCATGCCCTGGGCGTAGCGATCCCGCTCGTCGTCGCCATCTCCACCACGCTGTCGGCGACCAACGGCCTGCTGATCCGCAACAGGACATCGTTCGAACTGACGAGGAAGTTGTCTACGATCATATTCGACAAGACCGGAACGCTCACCATGGGCGCCCATGTAGTGAAGACGGTTCTCCCCTTGACGGACGAATACGATGCCGACGCGGTCATCCAGTATTCCGCCGCAGTACAACAACATTCGGAGCATCATATCGCAAAGGGCATTCTGGCGGCATTGAAGGAAAGGAATCTCACCCTATGGACATCCGAGAATTTCAGGTACATGCAGGGAATGGGCGTGCAGGCGGTCGTCGACGGAAAGGACGTCGTAGCCGCCGGGCCCAACTACTTCAACGAACACCGTCTTCCGCTGCCGGAGATCCCGGGATCCATCGATCGAGACACCGAAACAGTGAGCTTCGTCCTGATCGACGGTCGGGTCATGGGAATGATCACGCTGGCCGACAGTATTCGCGAGGGCTCCCGACAGGCGATCGACGAACTCGGCAAGATGGGCATCAAATCCTTCCTGCTTACGGGAGACAACGAGAAGATCGCCGCCGCGGTGGCCGGTCAACTGGGTATGGATGGCTTCCGGGCGAACGTGCTGCCGCACGACAAGCAGGAGAAGGTGAAGGAGTTCCAGGCGAACGGCGAAGTCGTGGCGATGACCGGTGACGGCGTCAACGACGCTCCTGCATTGGCACAGGCGGATGTCGGCATCGCCGTGGGATCGGGCACGGATGTCGCAGCCGAAACTGCGGACATCATCTTGGTGAACAGCGACCCGAGAGACGTCGTCAAGCTGATCGACTTCGGCAAGCGCACCTACAGAAAGATGGTGCAGAACCTGATATGGGCCGTCGGCTACAACGTGGTGGCCATCCCTCTTGCGGCAGGAGTGCTCTATCCCGACTTCGTTCTGAGCCCGGCGATGGGCGCCGTACTGATGAGCGCCAGCACCATCGTCGTGGCGATCAACGCGAGTCTTCTACGGTTCAGACAATCGGGCAACGACAGGTTCGGTGGAAGGCTTCGGTCAGGAAGGCCGTGA
- a CDS encoding 1-deoxy-D-xylulose-5-phosphate synthase, with protein sequence MQGRRVYKYLSSIDTPHDLRKLPESELRTVADEVRECLVDTITKVGGHFGAGLGTVELTVALHYVFNTPHDKIVFDTGHQGYPHKILTGRRDTLNTIRQKGGLSGFLKRTESEYDDFGAGHASTSISAALGMAAARDQLKEDYKVVAVIGDGAMTGGLAYEAMNNCGVLKSDILVVLNDNNMSIAPNVWALSNYFSEIFASPTGRRLRDGIVGMTNRMDSIGDRIRTLAHRIEGGMKAVITPGMLFEALGFRYFGPVNGHNINQLVKMLQGIREMKGPILLHTITQKGKGYGPAERDKQFLHAIGKVDKITGKSLSKPPAVPQPPSYQKVFGEAMVEICSTNPKVVGITAAMPDGTGLDILQKQYPDKVYDVGIAEGHGVTFAAGLATQGMVPVVAIYSTFLQRAFDHIVHDCAIQHLHVVFALDRAGLVGADGPTHHGVLDLAYLRIIQGIIVMAPKDEQELRDMLWTSVHTYKSGPVAIRYPRGNGVGATIKPMQAIELGKSETLRPGVDVAILAVGNMVAHAMKAAEQLEAEGISAEVVNARFIKPLDTQMIDDVVRRIGRIVTVEDGQIEGGFGSAVAEYVAQRHSHTCDMHIHGIPDIFVDHGTQDELYKDMLLDADGIAHVVKDFLGDAVVRRALV encoded by the coding sequence CTGCAAGGAAGAAGAGTGTACAAGTATCTTTCGTCCATCGACACACCGCACGATCTGCGCAAGCTCCCGGAGTCGGAACTGCGCACCGTGGCCGATGAAGTACGTGAATGCCTCGTCGATACCATCACCAAGGTCGGTGGGCACTTCGGTGCGGGCCTCGGTACCGTGGAACTCACCGTGGCACTGCACTACGTCTTCAACACGCCGCACGACAAGATCGTCTTCGATACGGGCCACCAGGGCTATCCGCACAAGATCCTCACAGGACGCCGCGACACGCTCAATACCATCCGTCAGAAAGGTGGCCTGTCCGGCTTCCTCAAGCGCACGGAAAGCGAGTACGACGACTTCGGTGCAGGACACGCATCGACGTCCATCTCGGCAGCGCTCGGCATGGCCGCCGCACGCGACCAGCTCAAGGAAGACTACAAGGTCGTCGCCGTCATCGGTGATGGCGCCATGACCGGTGGTCTCGCCTACGAAGCCATGAACAACTGCGGCGTGCTGAAGAGCGACATCCTCGTCGTGCTCAATGACAACAACATGTCCATCGCCCCGAACGTCTGGGCACTGTCGAACTACTTCTCCGAGATATTCGCATCGCCTACCGGACGCCGTCTGCGCGACGGTATCGTGGGCATGACCAATCGGATGGATTCGATCGGTGACCGTATCCGCACGCTCGCCCATCGTATCGAAGGCGGCATGAAGGCCGTCATCACACCGGGCATGCTCTTCGAAGCACTGGGCTTCCGCTACTTCGGTCCCGTCAACGGCCATAATATCAACCAGCTCGTCAAGATGCTGCAAGGCATCCGGGAGATGAAGGGCCCCATCCTGCTGCATACCATCACACAGAAGGGAAAGGGCTACGGTCCCGCCGAGCGTGACAAGCAGTTCCTCCATGCCATCGGCAAGGTGGACAAGATCACGGGCAAGTCGCTCAGCAAGCCGCCGGCCGTACCGCAGCCTCCATCGTACCAGAAGGTCTTCGGCGAAGCGATGGTCGAGATCTGCAGCACCAATCCCAAGGTCGTCGGCATCACGGCGGCCATGCCGGATGGCACCGGTCTCGATATTCTCCAGAAACAGTATCCCGACAAGGTCTACGACGTCGGCATCGCCGAGGGTCATGGCGTGACCTTCGCCGCAGGACTCGCCACGCAGGGCATGGTGCCCGTCGTAGCGATCTATTCGACCTTCCTCCAGCGGGCCTTCGACCACATCGTCCATGACTGCGCCATCCAGCACCTGCACGTCGTCTTCGCGCTGGACCGCGCGGGCCTCGTCGGTGCCGACGGTCCGACGCACCACGGAGTCCTCGACCTCGCCTACCTCCGTATCATCCAGGGCATCATCGTCATGGCGCCGAAGGACGAACAGGAACTGCGCGACATGCTATGGACGTCGGTCCACACCTACAAGAGCGGTCCCGTCGCCATCCGGTATCCGAGAGGCAACGGTGTGGGCGCCACCATCAAACCCATGCAGGCCATCGAACTCGGCAAGAGCGAGACGCTGCGCCCGGGTGTCGATGTCGCCATCCTCGCCGTCGGTAACATGGTAGCGCACGCGATGAAGGCGGCCGAACAGCTCGAGGCCGAAGGCATCAGTGCGGAAGTCGTCAACGCCCGCTTCATCAAGCCGCTCGATACGCAGATGATCGACGATGTCGTCCGGCGTATCGGACGTATCGTAACCGTCGAGGATGGTCAGATAGAAGGCGGCTTCGGAAGCGCCGTCGCGGAGTACGTCGCCCAGCGTCATAGCCATACCTGCGACATGCACATCCACGGCATTCCGGACATCTTCGTCGATCACGGAACCCAGGACGAACTCTACAAGGACATGCTCCTCGATGCCGATGGCATCGCCCACGTCGTCAAGGACTTCCTCGGCGACGCCGTCGTACGGCGCGCCCTGGTATAG
- a CDS encoding isocitrate dehydrogenase: protein MKIHLTPDGKKLVTVIPGDGVGPECVESAMKIIEATGAAVAWEERHAGERVFKQGIASGVPQETIDSISKTRVVLKGPLGTPVGYGEKSANVTLRKLFETFGNIRPVRELPGVPTPYSGRKLDLVVVRENVEDLYAGIENMQTPGVAQCLKLISRKGCEKVVRLAFEFARAEGRTKVHCATKSNIMKMTEGLLKRTFEEISKEYPDIEANHIIIDNCCHQLVKKPEQFDVIVTTNMNGDIMSDLTSALVGGLGFAPSANIGTEVAIFEAVHGSAPKYAGKNNINPTAVIMSAVMMLRHLGEFEAAATIENAVVVTWEEGKYRTRDVVGDAAACTTSEYTDAVIANFGKKSAQYAIRDVKPIQLPAFSSERDIVKTKTRRVAGTDIFIESPLDPLALGAAIERLTAGATSTLKMISNRGTRVYPPTGTITDCTDQYRARFLKTEGEMTDAEIMDLIHRISAEIRWAHVEKLQEFDGVPGWTKAQGED from the coding sequence ATGAAGATCCATCTCACACCTGATGGCAAGAAGCTGGTGACCGTCATCCCCGGCGATGGCGTTGGACCCGAATGTGTAGAATCCGCCATGAAGATCATCGAGGCCACCGGTGCAGCCGTCGCCTGGGAAGAACGTCATGCCGGTGAACGCGTATTCAAACAGGGCATCGCTTCCGGCGTGCCGCAGGAAACGATCGACTCCATCTCCAAGACGCGCGTCGTTCTGAAAGGCCCCCTCGGAACACCCGTAGGCTACGGTGAAAAAAGTGCGAACGTCACGCTCCGCAAGCTCTTCGAAACCTTCGGCAACATCCGTCCCGTCCGTGAACTGCCCGGCGTACCCACGCCGTACAGCGGCCGCAAGCTCGACCTCGTCGTCGTGCGCGAGAACGTCGAAGACCTCTATGCCGGTATCGAGAACATGCAGACGCCCGGCGTGGCACAGTGCCTCAAGCTGATCTCCCGCAAGGGCTGCGAGAAGGTCGTCCGCCTCGCCTTCGAATTCGCTCGCGCCGAAGGCCGTACGAAGGTGCATTGCGCTACGAAGTCGAACATCATGAAGATGACGGAAGGTCTGCTGAAGCGCACCTTCGAGGAGATCTCCAAGGAGTATCCCGATATCGAAGCCAATCACATCATCATCGACAACTGCTGCCACCAGCTCGTCAAGAAGCCGGAGCAGTTCGACGTGATCGTGACGACGAACATGAACGGCGACATCATGAGCGACCTGACCTCGGCCCTCGTCGGCGGCCTGGGCTTCGCCCCTTCTGCCAACATCGGTACGGAAGTCGCCATCTTCGAAGCCGTCCATGGATCGGCGCCGAAGTATGCAGGCAAGAACAACATCAATCCTACGGCCGTCATCATGTCCGCAGTGATGATGCTTCGTCACCTCGGTGAATTCGAAGCGGCAGCCACCATCGAGAATGCCGTCGTCGTCACCTGGGAAGAAGGCAAGTACCGCACGCGCGACGTCGTGGGCGATGCCGCGGCATGCACGACGTCCGAATACACGGATGCCGTCATCGCCAACTTCGGCAAGAAGAGTGCACAGTACGCCATCCGCGACGTCAAGCCGATCCAGCTGCCGGCCTTCAGCTCCGAACGCGATATCGTGAAGACCAAGACGCGCCGCGTGGCGGGTACGGACATCTTCATCGAAAGCCCGCTCGATCCCCTCGCCCTCGGCGCCGCCATCGAACGCCTGACGGCCGGTGCGACGTCAACGCTCAAGATGATCTCCAACCGCGGTACGCGCGTCTATCCTCCTACGGGCACCATCACGGACTGCACGGATCAGTACCGCGCACGGTTCCTGAAGACCGAAGGCGAGATGACGGACGCGGAAATCATGGATCTCATCCATCGCATCAGCGCCGAGATCCGCTGGGCCCACGTCGAGAAGCTCCAGGAATTCGACGGAGTTCCCGGCTGGACCAAGGCACAGGGAGAAGATTGA
- a CDS encoding 6,7-dimethyl-8-ribityllumazine synthase, producing MTQAITGRTDGAGLRIGIVAALWNDFITGKLLEGALETLQLHGVHEDDVTVVRCPGSFEIPIVASTMAESGCYDAIVTLGVVIKGDTAHFEYVSGPVADSIARISVDTGIPCVFGVLTTYTIEQAQERAGGGMGNKGAEAAVVALQMASILTQLDEAHARQES from the coding sequence ATGACACAAGCGATCACAGGCCGCACGGATGGTGCCGGCCTCCGCATCGGCATCGTAGCCGCACTCTGGAACGACTTCATCACAGGCAAGCTCCTCGAGGGGGCCCTCGAAACACTCCAGCTCCATGGCGTACACGAGGATGACGTTACCGTCGTCCGTTGTCCCGGCAGCTTCGAGATACCCATCGTCGCATCCACGATGGCGGAAAGCGGTTGTTACGATGCCATCGTCACGCTCGGCGTGGTCATCAAAGGCGATACGGCCCACTTCGAATACGTATCGGGTCCGGTCGCCGACAGCATCGCCCGCATTTCCGTCGACACCGGCATTCCCTGCGTCTTCGGCGTCCTCACGACGTATACGATCGAACAGGCTCAGGAGCGTGCAGGCGGTGGAATGGGTAACAAAGGTGCCGAGGCGGCCGTCGTAGCTCTGCAAATGGCGTCGATCCTGACGCAGCTCGACGAGGCCCATGCACGTCAAGAATCCTGA
- a CDS encoding DNA polymerase III subunit delta: MADIIRDIVSNGTYPPVLLLFGEEEFQVDEAANALYTAAAATDATGMNSDVIDGEGTSMDTVFSIARSYPMMSERRTIWVRRFDKISASRDRKGNDPLSQYLASPSPTTFLLLTASIPSADGIGATSKSNAQTASRKMSALKFPFNVLLKNAQWQEFPRMKEPQVLSWVRDRTQRLGLTMSPEVSDFLLLRCGTALRDLSMEIDKLRTYAGDRTDIGIDDVNAVVGAGKSYNVFELQRAVGRRDAPAAFTILTRMMEAERQEILIIAMLTRYFVTLFRLCDVQGTTDRNEIARLAGMQPYAVADNLAVLDRYGPARIEAALYALAQADLTIKSSSTDPLVILQTMLTRILS; the protein is encoded by the coding sequence ATGGCCGACATCATCCGGGACATCGTCAGCAACGGCACCTATCCGCCCGTGCTGCTACTGTTCGGCGAAGAGGAATTCCAGGTCGACGAAGCTGCCAATGCTCTCTACACCGCAGCGGCTGCAACCGATGCGACGGGCATGAACAGCGACGTCATCGACGGCGAAGGCACATCGATGGATACGGTGTTCTCCATCGCGCGTTCCTATCCCATGATGTCCGAACGGCGCACGATATGGGTGCGACGATTCGACAAGATTTCGGCATCGCGCGACAGGAAGGGTAACGATCCCCTGTCCCAGTATCTCGCTTCGCCTTCGCCCACGACCTTCCTGCTCCTTACCGCATCCATCCCTTCGGCCGACGGCATCGGTGCCACGTCGAAGTCGAACGCCCAGACGGCATCGAGGAAGATGTCCGCTCTGAAGTTCCCGTTCAACGTCCTCCTCAAGAACGCGCAGTGGCAGGAATTCCCGCGCATGAAGGAACCACAGGTGCTTTCGTGGGTACGGGACAGGACACAACGACTCGGCCTGACCATGTCGCCGGAAGTGTCGGACTTCCTCCTGTTGCGTTGCGGGACGGCGCTCCGCGATCTGTCCATGGAGATCGACAAGCTTCGGACGTATGCGGGCGACAGGACGGATATCGGTATCGACGACGTCAATGCCGTCGTCGGTGCCGGAAAAAGCTATAACGTATTCGAACTGCAACGTGCCGTAGGACGCCGCGATGCACCGGCCGCCTTCACGATCCTGACACGCATGATGGAGGCCGAGCGGCAGGAAATCCTCATCATCGCCATGCTCACGCGATATTTCGTGACGCTCTTCCGTCTCTGCGACGTCCAGGGTACGACCGACCGGAACGAAATCGCACGGCTGGCCGGTATGCAACCTTATGCCGTGGCCGACAATCTCGCAGTACTCGACCGCTATGGTCCGGCACGTATCGAAGCGGCACTCTATGCCCTGGCCCAGGCCGATCTCACCATCAAGTCATCGTCGACGGATCCCCTCGTCATCCTCCAGACGATGCTCACCAGGATACTCTCATGA
- a CDS encoding peptide ABC transporter permease, with protein MATYLLRKILYSFLVLIGVVLVTFFIRPPGDPARVLLGQRADAASVAALREQLGLDKPMPVQIATYMYNLTQKDMGTSIATNRPVYEALKERIGPTALLAVSSMAIATILGILLGVIASWKPNSWLDTLTMSTSLFGISLPAFVVGLLFVLVFGVLLDWFPNSGYIDRGPEYLFLPMITLAIRPLSIIARVTRSSMLDVLGQDYVRTARAKGLNNITVFFKHALRNALNPVVTTVSAWFAGLLAGTYFIEFIFNWPGIGLAAFNAIEKLDYPMIQGTVLFTAVVFVVVNMLADIVYAFIDPKVRLK; from the coding sequence ATGGCAACCTATCTGCTGCGAAAGATCCTCTATTCATTCCTCGTCCTCATCGGCGTCGTGCTGGTGACGTTCTTCATCCGTCCTCCGGGTGATCCGGCGCGCGTCCTGCTCGGACAACGGGCCGACGCGGCATCCGTGGCGGCACTGCGCGAGCAGCTCGGCCTCGACAAACCGATGCCCGTGCAGATCGCCACCTACATGTACAACCTGACGCAGAAGGATATGGGGACGTCGATCGCTACGAACCGCCCCGTCTACGAAGCGCTCAAGGAGCGTATCGGCCCCACGGCCCTGCTGGCAGTGTCGTCGATGGCCATCGCGACGATCCTGGGCATCCTGTTAGGGGTCATCGCGTCGTGGAAGCCCAATTCGTGGCTTGATACGCTCACGATGTCCACTTCGCTCTTCGGCATCTCGTTACCGGCCTTCGTCGTCGGTCTGCTCTTCGTCCTGGTCTTCGGCGTCCTGCTCGACTGGTTCCCGAACAGCGGCTACATCGATCGAGGTCCCGAGTATCTGTTTCTGCCGATGATCACGCTTGCGATACGTCCGCTGTCCATCATCGCACGCGTCACGCGAAGCAGCATGCTCGACGTGCTCGGTCAGGACTACGTCCGCACGGCACGTGCCAAAGGACTCAACAACATCACGGTCTTCTTCAAGCATGCCTTGCGCAACGCGCTGAATCCCGTGGTCACGACGGTGAGCGCATGGTTCGCCGGCCTTCTCGCCGGTACCTACTTCATCGAATTCATCTTCAACTGGCCGGGCATCGGGCTGGCGGCATTCAATGCCATCGAGAAGCTCGACTATCCGATGATCCAGGGCACGGTGTTGTTCACGGCCGTCGTCTTCGTGGTCGTCAACATGCTGGCCGACATCGTCTATGCCTTCATCGATCCCAAGGTGCGCCTGAAATGA